One segment of Solanum lycopersicum chromosome 1, SLM_r2.1 DNA contains the following:
- the LOC101263253 gene encoding transcription factor bHLH143-like: MVTTSELQYYQQDPAWTSPNLNYATTLLQPGHHLGVPSLYTPAICAANAVSPRRSCFIPCLPNSMEACHNGVNWRPNLVPTKNVYSSDTKCFLPHLIGFKSPPTDASTNPQKRFLICDQSGNQTRFFFSQGRPAEDEIITPKEVFGAYGLHQNENLNVVVEQRFQVKPVIGEKSDESYVNGEESNTLEDTDEINALLFSSDDIEGDEDDDFYGEDDEVTSTDRSPCAKQGCCGCGEHEQQSVELTEEVASSDGTCKRQRLLDGGYKKSSYIESRWPNDDVEAKCVRGSLPSSGKDKDSSLSTRERKVKIRETLRILESLIPGIKSKDPLLVIDEAINYLKSLRGKAKALGSELPQEYPPASC, from the coding sequence ATGGTTACGACCAGCGAGCTCCAATATTACCAGCAGGATCCTGCATGGACTTCACCAAATTTGAATTATGCCACTACACTCTTGCAACCTGGACATCACCTAGGCGTTCCATCTCTGTATACCCCTGCCATATGTGCTGCAAATGCAGTTTCTCCTAGGCGTTCATGCTTTATCCCTTGTTTGCCGAATTCCATGGAAGCATGTCACAATGGAGTCAATTGGCGGCCAAACTTAGTTCCCACCAAAAATGTGTATTCAAGTGATACTAAATGCTTTCTGCCTCACTTGATTGGGTTTAAGTCCCCACCAACTGATGCATCTACAAATCCTCAGAAGAGGTTTCTCATTTGTGATCAATCTGGAAATCAAACTAGATTTTTCTTTAGTCAAGGTCGTCCTGCTGAGGATGAAATTATTACACCGAAAGAAGTGTTTGGTGCTTATGGTTTGCATCAAAATGAGAACCTGAATGTTGTAGTTGAGCAAAGATTTCAAGTGAAGCCCGTTATTGGAGAGAAATCGGATGAAAGTTATGTTAATGGTGAAGAAAGTAATACGCTTGAAGATACAGATGAGATCAATGCGTTGCTTTTCTCTTCTGATGACATTGAAGGCGACGAAGATGATGATTTTTATGGTGAGGATGATGAAGTAACTAGCACAGATCGCTCTCCTTGTGCAAAACAGGGGTGCTGCGGCTGCGGTGAGCATGAGCAACAGTCTGTGGAACTTACAGAAGAAGTTGCCAGTTCTGATGGCACATGCAAAAGGCAAAGATTGCTAGATGGTGGGTACAAGAAATCATCATACATAGAATCTAGATGGCCCAATGATGATGTGGAAGCAAAATGTGTTAGAGGCTCTCTTCCTTCTAGTGGGAAGGATAAGGATTCCAGTTTGAGCACTAGGGAAAGGAAAGTTAAAATTCGTGAAACCTTGAGGATTCTTGAGAGCTTGATTCCTGGGATAAAGAGCAAGGACCCGTTGTTGGTTATTGATGAAGCAATCAATTACTTGAAGTCTTTGAGGGGTAAAGCCAAAGCCTTAGGATCTGAGCTCCCTCAAGAGTATCCCCCAGCCTCTTGTTAA